ctacagaaccgattttgaaaattcttttaccagtagaaagctaaattattcctaagtgacataggctataattttttttttcaaaatttttcgTCTAAGTACTTATccctttttaaatctaaaaattgaaaaaatatatgatacgttatacctaccaataataataccaataattaatttttaaattattaatattgtaagCACCAATTTCTAAGTACTTATCCTTGTTTACCACAGGACACTGAAAAcagcaatttttagggttccatacctcaaaaggaaaaaaggaacccttattttataggatcacgtcgttgtctgtctgtccatcagttgagtctgtcaagaaaaccaataGCGTACTCCCTGAAGGTAGAATGATGCTtcaaacaatattaaaataaaagtaatacataaacataaattgtcacacatttacatttattacaaattatattaaaaaaaaaaaaaaattacattataaaCACCTATTTACAAGAATCGCTTTCTGTTTCAGAGTCACTAGATGGCCACATGTTTCTTGTATCTTTTTCATTTCCCGCTGACTCTAAATATTTACTCTGCGCTTCAAGAACACTTTTACTATCTGTACAACATGCATACATATCTAAAGCTTCAGAGTTGAGTTCTAGAAACGAATGCCCCCATGAaaactttgataaataaaatttcgcTTCCTTTTTATGTCCTGCTATATACATTGCTGCCGCTAAAGCTTCAACACAGCTGAGTTGGTATGGTTTTCCGTAGTTTATGGGATTTGCTGCGACCAAAAATGGTAGCAATCTCGGATGAGGCGACTTCATTCGACCAAATGGTGTCTCATCAATTCTAGCCCATGAACAATCTATTACAGCCAAACCATACTTTTCTATAATATCTTTATCATTTGGGCTGACACACTGTGTTCCTACCGGTGATAAAACCAGTCCTTGAAACTTTTGACCGAGTTTCAAATTCTTTATGAGGTTATGCCTTAAAAGTTTTCTGCCGGAGCATTTCTTTGGGTCGCAATGGTTTAAGTCCCACATGCTCACCACAAAAGTGGCTTCCACGCCTTCATCGTCAGAGTCTGTACTTGCTCCGCTCTCCTCCGATGATTGAACACTCAAATCTTCAAGTCTTTCCGCATAGTTCTTTTCAACGTGTTGATTGGAACGTTTCCCTCGGGCACTCTTTTTCCCTGGCGCCATTAGGTTCACAGGTTTAATTAATATCAGATTAATACTTTactgaatatattaaaaatgaaaGAAGCAAATCGCgcgtgttattattttaaaataaacaaaacattaaACAAATATTTTGCCTTCGAATTCGATATTTACTCCACAGATGACAGAGCAGACCATGCACACAGACCGATAATCTGATTTGCTCTTTGCTGATTTGCATAGAAGGTAGTGTTTccacttgaaaaaaaaattaccctaGCTTCCACTAGTTCAAACTTTGAAGTTtccctaggtacctactctggtTACCGGTATTGAAGTTAATTTAtaatgttataaaattatagtatctCGTCTCTTATGCTGATGATTTCTGGCCTCTAGCGAGCTTCCAactgattaggtaggtacttaatgccAGCTCCCCACAGTCGTCAAACAGTCCAATTTTTGTTCGTCCAACCCTCCACGTGTGGAGAGGTAGTTCGTAGTTTCGTACATGTTTGACGATGTTGGATCGTGTTGGCACGTGATCGCTCCGATCGCGGTAAATCGTACCCAGATCAAAGGAGTTGGCCATCCGCTAACAACACGAACAGACCCCCGGCCCTCCACACATCATTGCAGTTAGGGATGAGACATACTTGCTAAATTCAATACCAGGGCTTCCAAGTAAGAGTACGTAAAAATACCAGGGTCTAAAACcaggttttaaaatactttaaagtATTTGGCAGTAAAGCTCgaagtaattttataataggAAATTTATccgtgttataaaataaaataaaaatcttttttattcaaataaacttttacaagtactttcgaatagtcagatgcatctaccactggttcgaaatgcctttcctaccgagaagaaccagcaagaaactcggcggttgctcttttcaaatatttgatttaggtacaagattatgccatgtataaaaaagtatttgctgtcttgtgcgttgctggaacgagctgcaggtcaaatccaggctcttttatcatttaggtagTCTTTTATCATACATATAAAGagcacaatcctatttgtgaaAAGACTTGGAAgttcaaagtatttttattgcatAGAAAATCGGACCGTGTTTTCATATGTATTAGGtgcacaatcctatttgtgatGAAAGACTTGCAAGTTCGAAGCCCCAGCCCTTCTCATAACCCTTACTTTTgccgtagtcaggtaaaaaataCGTTGAAGGTCGAAGTCTTTTTATGGCATATGAAATCGATCCGTGTTGTCATACATATAAAGTccacaatcctatttgtgagAAATACTtgcaagttcaaagtttttttaCTGTATAGAAAATTGGACCGTGTTGTCATATGTTTAAGGtgcacaatcctatttgtgaagAAAGACTTGCAAGTTCGAAGCCCTGGCCGTTCTCATAACCcttacttttggctttgccgttgTCAGGTAAAAAATACGTTGAAGGTCGAAATCTTTTTATGACATGAAATTGATCCGTGTCGTCATACATATAAAGTCCACATTCCTATTTGTGGAAAATACTTGCAAAAATACTTGCATAGAAGTTCGGTCCGTGTTGTCATATGTATAAGGagcacaatcctatttgtgaagAATTACTTGCAAGTAAATTCCACCCGCACCAGGGCGCCCTACTTCCAAGCAAAGCCCTGGTTTTAAAACCTGGTAGCGTAAATACGTCTCATCCCTTATTGCAGTCGCTTCACTCAGACGAGGCAGACGTGTGCAATGTGCATACGCTTCGACCCCAGCTGCAAATTATTTCgcgcttttctttttttattattattataatataatattgttatactTCGTTTGTTTTAATCATGACAGAGTGGAGTAACAATACCATAGTTATTCTTGTTTTTAGAGTATTATGAAGGAAAATCGGTGCTATGGAATCCCAAGCATCGCAAGCATAAGGATAAAATTGAATAGCTTTACACGATGCTTCGTTTCAGCATCGTTCAATAAACCAGTGGATGAGTTAAAAAAAGAGTCGTTAAATGACAGTCTATCGAAAACATGCCAAGAATTGGTGGTTTTTTATCAAGAAAACGGcgtttttttcattttacgtCGGTTATAAACTTGTAAAAAATAGTTATTATAAGGTATAACACAGAAGCACCTATCCTAAGCAACATCATCGTCCTCCATAGTGAATGAGGTAGAATGAACGTATGTGTGGAGAGTCTGTTTTGATCGATTCCACACTATCGACGTTTGTGGGTTGTTGGATTGTTGGACAGTTGGACGACTGTGTGGAGCCGGCATAAGACTCTTTCCAGTTTCCACCTTACATCTCTACCaagtggtaggtacttaattgttttttaagaCAGGCAAAGGTCATAAAATGTAATGCTCAAGGACCGTTTGTGGCCATCTAgacactattttattttatagaacaacatattaaatacttattttcacttaatttaaaaaacacaaaAGTTTCATGCGAATAGTAAAAACCTAGTACGTTTATTGGTCTgaacgacagagataacgctcaaAAAACCGTCAGCTCTTTCTAaagtgcaatatttcctgccagatACTGTACGATCAGTCGTTTCGCCCTAAAATAAGGCGATATCTTTGAAAGTGGAAACACTGAAGGACAGTGACAGCCTCGTGACAGCAGTGACAGTGACATTGACATACTTTTAACTAGCTTTGCGGCTCTGGATTCTTGCTTTTCTTATAAAGCGTTGATTATATAGTCCTAAGTATTAACTATGTAATATAGTTAGTTACTGCCCAGTTATTACtttaatattacctactcgaatacatttttattactgATCTCGATgttcttaaaattataaaaattacagtACCTTTTCATTGtaacattatacctacataataagaACTATTTCATTACATTTATAAAGTGTAAATCTGTCAGTCAACGCGTTTCATTTGTTTgactttgtttttttattcaaagctgaaaattatttaaataactaaaagataaatattttcaacaggcatatttaataattacctaACTAACTactcagtatattttgagattttaagaaataaaaaaatatcaagatTGATTTCACACGAGGAAAAATGAGCAGCGCCTCCATGGCGGGTATGTaatttttagtaattatttaactacctacctatggtACCTACGTAGCACAGACCACCCACCtatatagacgcctaatagccgaacaccccCGCCGGCCCACGCCCtgtcggtaccctcattccgcacattgttttgattacgtgacttttaagtccaccaatcacaacaaagcattcttccctgtcccccgccaacattttacgattttgttttcatgtaaaaccttgtatatgcgtactctaggagttgaattctctgtgctacGTAGTAATGATCGATGATTTAAGACCCCGTTCGCACGTTTGTAATGGCCTTGGCATAAATAggttaagtaaaataaatatgtacatatataggtcaaacacataaccttcctttgggcttcgccgcagtcgggtaattACCTACGTAACCTGATCC
This genomic window from Maniola hyperantus chromosome 5, iAphHyp1.2, whole genome shotgun sequence contains:
- the LOC117982112 gene encoding 18S rRNA aminocarboxypropyltransferase; translation: MAPGKKSARGKRSNQHVEKNYAERLEDLSVQSSEESGASTDSDDEGVEATFVVSMWDLNHCDPKKCSGRKLLRHNLIKNLKLGQKFQGLVLSPVGTQCVSPNDKDIIEKYGLAVIDCSWARIDETPFGRMKSPHPRLLPFLVAANPINYGKPYQLSCVEALAAAMYIAGHKKEAKFYLSKFSWGHSFLELNSEALDMYACCTDSKSVLEAQSKYLESAGNEKDTRNMWPSSDSETESDSCK